Proteins encoded in a region of the Penaeus vannamei isolate JL-2024 chromosome 30, ASM4276789v1, whole genome shotgun sequence genome:
- the LOC138867473 gene encoding rho family-interacting cell polarization regulator 1-like — translation MSNNTQPGYIYNIRPGYSLNILLGYNHNSSWLKSQQSSWLHHIYSNIRVGYNPNNNRPGYNHNSIRPSYNHPAHEYKVMSNVNVDPQSYPYVEHPQNTRIFPFITRSHFSILSQSQGTIPTVTLLDSTVTLHDSTVTLHDSTSHSTIPQSHSSIPQSHFTIPQSHFAIPQSNSTIPQSHSRIPQSHSTIPHHTPPFHSHTPGFQSHSTISQLHSTIPQSHSRIPQSHSSIPHHTPPFHSHTSRFHSHTPRFHSYTPRFHSHTPPFHSHTP, via the exons ATGTCGAACAACACTCAACCTGGCTACATTTACAACATTCGTCCTGGTTACAGTTTGAACATTCTTCTTGGCTACAATCACAACTCGTCCTGGCTAAAATCACAACAGTCGTCCTGGTTACATCATATTTACAGCAACATTCGTGTTGGCTACAATCCCAACAACAATCGTCCTGGCTACAATCACAACAGCATTCGTCCTAGCTACAATCACCCAGCGCACG AGTATAAAGTTATGTCGAATGTTAATGTGGATCCTCAGTCTTACCCTTACGTTGAACATCCACAAAATACAAGAATCTTTCCTTTCATTACACGTTCACACTTTTCCATTCTCTCACAGTCACAAGGCACAATTCCAACAGTCACACTcctcgattccacagtcacactccacgattccacagtcacactccacgattccaca tcacactccaccattccacagtcacactcctcgattccacagtcacacttcacgattccacagtcacacttcgCGATTCCACAGTCaaactccaccattccacagtcacactccaggattccacagtcacactccaccattccaca tcacactccaccattccacagtcacactccaggattccagtcacactccacgatttcaCAGttacactccaccattccacagtcacactccaggattccacagtcacactcctcgattccaca tcacactccaccattccacagtcacacttcacgattccacagtcacactccacgatttcaCAGttacactccacgattccacagtcacactccaccattccacagtcacactccatga
- the LOC138867474 gene encoding integrin beta-like protein 1: MPRINISGCERQGTLMLYGCENVVKCDCGIVECDCGIVECDCGIVECNCEIVECDCGIVECDCGIVECDCGIMKCDCGIVECDCGMWSVIVESWSVTVEWWSVTVESWSCDCGILECDCGMVECDCGMWSVTVESWSVTVECGCDCGIIECDCGIVECDCGIVECDCEIVKCDCGIVKCDCGMVECDCGICDCGMVECDCGIEECDCGIVECNCEIVECDCGIVECNCEIVECDCGIEECDCGIVECDCGIVECNCEIVECDCGIVECNCEIVECDCGIVECDCGIVECDCGICDCGMVECDCGMVECDCGMWSVTMESWSVTVESWSVTVEWWSCDCGIVECDCGIVECDCGIVECNCEIVECDCGMVECDCGIVECDCGMCDCGIEECDCGILECDCGILECGCGMVECDCGMVECDCGMVECDCGIEECDCGMVECNCEIVECDCEIVECNCGMVECDCGMVECDCGILEL; the protein is encoded by the exons ATGCCACGGATCAATATCTCAGGATGCGAACGGCAAGGGACATTGATGTTATACGGGTGTGAGAATGTAGtgaagtgtgactgtggaatcgtggagtgtgactgtggaatcgtggagtgtgactgtggaatcgtggagtgtaaCTGtgaaatcgtggagtgtgactgtggaatcgtggagtgtgattgtggaatcgtggagtgtgactgtggaatcatgaagtgtgactgtggaatcgtggagtgtgactgtggaatgtgGAGTGTGattgtggaatcgtggagtgtgactgtggaatggtggagtgtgactgtggaatcgtggagt tgtgactgtggaatcttggagtgtgactgtggaatggtggagtgtgactgtggaatgtgGAGTGttactgtggaatcgtggagtgtgactgtggaatgtgga tgtgactgtggaattattgagtgtgactgtggaatcgtggagtgtgactgtggaatcgtggagtgtgactgtgaaATCGtgaagtgtgactgtggaatcgtgaagtgtgactgtggaatggtggagtgtgactgtggaatc tgtgactgtggaatggtggagtgtgactgtggaatcgaggagtgtgactgtggaatcgtggagtgtaaCTGtgaaatcgtggagtgtgactgtggaatcgtggagtgtaaCTGtgaaatcgtggagtgtgactgtggaatcgaggagtgtgactgtggaatcgtggagtgtgactgtggaatcgtggagtgtaaCTGtgaaatcgtggagtgtgactgtggaatcgtggagtgtaaCTGtgaaatcgtggagtgtgactgtggaatcgtggagtgtgactgtggaatcgtggagtgtgactgtggaatc tgtgactgtggaatggtggagtgtgactgtggaatggtggagtgtgactgtggaatgtgGAGTGTGACtatggaatcgtggagtgtgactgtggaatcgtggagtgtgactgtggaatggtggagt tgtgactgtggaatcgtggagtgtgactgtggaatcgtggagtgtgactgtggaatcgtggagtgtaaCTGtgaaatcgtggagtgtgactgtggaatggtggagtgtgactgtggaatcgtggagtgtgactgtggaatg tgtgactgtggaatcgaggagtgtgactgtggaatcctggagtgtgactgtggaatcctgGAGTGTggctgtggaatggtggagtgtgactgtggaatggtggagtgtgactgtggaatggtggagtgtgactgtggaatcgaggagtgtgactgtggaatggtggagtgtaaCTGtgaaatcgtggagtgtgactgtgaaATCGTGGAGTGtaactgtggaatggtggagtgtgactgtggaatggtggagtgtgactgtggaatcctggagt tgtga